Proteins encoded together in one Actinomycetota bacterium window:
- a CDS encoding prealbumin-like fold domain-containing protein, whose product MFKRSKYSIGTKLASFMVVVGLLMLLVPINTVFADSGIEEGDGWIKYDGGVKDGVTHTADGCIITGVLIKAGKWGDSPSLGNGKYGYIQHDDGSVTYWVKEGSDPAPTELAYQVSGVGTSSATVTRLGDSNMIQEISHITFYLDCTQPPQASIKVNKVDNLGNALDGAVIGLYSINNDTGSEIDRKTSSGGKVIFGNLNINTTYFVHEISAPAGYSADNGWYEVTTSADGSEVALGHNIVNNPVSQYGSIKINKATTDGLYGTFNFTIVQQNVADPYSTTVSITVPEGGPYNQSTTVGNLPAGDYLVTETGGDASASFSLPAGKSASVTVGSTSQVSFTNTPNTAKGQVTITKNIGQALDADITFYFDITPDAAGISEPMGVTIPAGSTSASYGPFEVPLGTQFSISEINIPTGWSLASSSGTSFTLSSDSSTATAVFNNTKESQKGAIKINKTTTGGLTGTFLFEILDGNGNKVGDQLSITITGGGGNYSGSATVSDLEPGSYTVKEVGSTNESASFSLPADQTVTVTAGATATASFTNTPNDQYGSIKINKATTDGLYGTFNFTIVQQNVADPYSTTVSITVPEGGPYNQSTTVGNLPAGDYLVTETGGDASASFSLPAGKSASVTVGSTSQVSFTNTPNTAKGQVTITKNIGQALDADITFYFDITPDAAGISEPMGVTIPAGSTSASYGPFEVPLGTQFSISEINIPTGWSLASSSGTSFTLTEDDDSAEAVFNNEEVIGYLAIDKSFLEGQVGSGTFGFEVYQAETGGTAIASTTITITQGTNGSKTISSEELVPGTTYYLQEVSGPGTNTIPGSGRVAVVAADSAETANTAYFVNDIGGSILINKAFTGGVASSGTFQFGIFDAESGGNQVATASLTINGATSGTVSVSGLILGQTYYVEEIAGPGTNVVPGAGNRIAVVAAVDPGQAATADFENDPGTGSITVHKLFGAGLGALVASPAVGTPTFTFSINTTPVQTATITGEGTATFTGLLAGNTYTITEATTGYSTYVSYTAGGWTPGITIAAEVEDGQDTDVYFLNDTVIEIPGSITVHKIIGEGVDADTVFNFSINTVPAQTVTIQGAGTATFANIEPGTYTITETTTGFATSVSYDGAAWTETGSIGAIVSGGSDTDVYFLNEEEDEEVEVLGISEPPVIEVLGITEELPYTGYSKWYYIAGLVLVLGGVLLIQWFRRKEKVEYFI is encoded by the coding sequence ATGTTTAAGAGAAGCAAATATTCAATAGGAACCAAATTGGCATCCTTTATGGTGGTGGTAGGGCTGTTGATGCTACTAGTACCAATCAATACCGTTTTTGCTGATTCCGGCATCGAAGAAGGTGATGGCTGGATTAAGTATGACGGTGGTGTCAAGGATGGAGTTACCCATACCGCAGACGGATGCATCATAACTGGTGTACTGATAAAAGCCGGTAAATGGGGAGACAGCCCCAGTTTAGGTAATGGTAAATATGGTTATATCCAGCATGATGACGGCAGTGTCACCTACTGGGTAAAAGAGGGCAGTGATCCTGCTCCTACCGAACTGGCTTACCAGGTTAGCGGGGTAGGTACCAGCAGCGCTACGGTTACCAGGCTGGGCGACTCCAATATGATCCAGGAAATAAGCCATATAACCTTTTACCTTGATTGCACCCAACCCCCCCAGGCTTCTATTAAGGTAAACAAGGTGGATAATCTGGGAAATGCTCTGGACGGAGCAGTTATAGGTTTATATAGCATTAATAATGATACAGGTTCAGAGATAGACAGGAAAACCTCCAGCGGGGGTAAGGTCATTTTTGGTAACCTGAATATAAATACTACTTATTTTGTTCATGAGATAAGTGCTCCCGCCGGATATTCTGCAGATAACGGCTGGTATGAAGTAACTACCAGTGCAGATGGTTCAGAAGTTGCCCTGGGCCATAATATTGTTAATAATCCTGTAAGCCAGTACGGTTCCATAAAAATAAATAAAGCTACCACCGATGGCCTGTATGGTACTTTTAACTTTACCATTGTCCAGCAGAATGTAGCTGACCCCTATAGCACTACCGTATCTATCACCGTTCCGGAAGGCGGCCCTTACAACCAGTCAACCACAGTGGGAAACCTTCCCGCCGGCGATTACCTGGTTACTGAAACCGGGGGAGATGCCAGTGCATCTTTTAGCCTTCCTGCCGGAAAGAGTGCTTCGGTTACCGTAGGCTCTACTTCCCAGGTTAGTTTTACCAATACCCCCAACACGGCTAAAGGCCAGGTAACCATAACTAAAAACATAGGCCAGGCATTGGACGCAGATATTACTTTCTACTTTGACATAACTCCGGATGCAGCCGGCATATCTGAGCCAATGGGAGTTACCATACCTGCCGGCAGCACTTCTGCCAGCTACGGCCCCTTTGAAGTGCCGCTGGGTACCCAGTTTAGCATAAGTGAGATTAACATACCTACCGGCTGGTCGCTTGCTTCCAGCAGCGGTACCAGCTTTACCTTAAGCAGTGACAGCAGTACTGCCACTGCAGTGTTTAACAACACCAAGGAAAGCCAGAAGGGTGCTATCAAGATTAATAAAACTACTACCGGAGGCTTAACCGGAACCTTTTTGTTTGAAATATTGGATGGAAATGGAAACAAGGTAGGAGATCAGCTCTCTATTACCATTACCGGCGGCGGCGGAAACTACAGCGGCTCTGCCACTGTATCTGACCTGGAGCCGGGCAGCTACACCGTAAAAGAGGTAGGGTCCACCAATGAAAGCGCTTCCTTTAGCCTGCCGGCAGACCAGACAGTAACCGTAACTGCAGGGGCAACTGCTACTGCCAGCTTTACCAATACCCCCAATGACCAGTACGGTTCCATAAAAATAAATAAAGCTACCACCGATGGCCTGTATGGTACTTTTAACTTTACCATTGTCCAGCAGAATGTAGCTGACCCCTATAGCACTACCGTATCTATCACCGTTCCGGAAGGCGGCCCTTACAACCAGTCAACCACAGTGGGAAACCTTCCCGCCGGCGATTACCTGGTTACTGAAACCGGGGGAGATGCCAGTGCATCTTTTAGCCTTCCTGCCGGAAAGAGTGCTTCGGTTACCGTAGGCTCTACTTCCCAGGTTAGTTTTACCAATACCCCCAACACGGCTAAAGGCCAGGTAACCATAACTAAAAACATAGGCCAGGCATTGGACGCAGATATTACTTTCTACTTTGACATAACTCCGGATGCAGCCGGCATATCTGAGCCAATGGGAGTTACCATACCTGCCGGCAGCACTTCTGCCAGCTACGGCCCCTTTGAAGTGCCGCTGGGTACCCAGTTTAGCATAAGTGAGATTAACATACCTACCGGCTGGTCGCTTGCTTCCAGCAGCGGTACCAGCTTTACCTTAACTGAAGATGATGATTCAGCGGAAGCAGTATTTAACAATGAAGAAGTGATCGGGTACCTGGCCATCGATAAATCATTCCTGGAGGGACAAGTCGGTTCTGGTACTTTTGGTTTTGAAGTGTACCAGGCAGAAACCGGAGGTACGGCTATTGCTTCTACCACCATTACCATTACCCAGGGCACTAATGGATCTAAAACCATATCCAGTGAAGAGTTAGTACCTGGAACTACCTATTACCTGCAAGAGGTTTCCGGCCCTGGCACCAATACCATACCTGGCAGCGGCAGGGTGGCAGTGGTGGCTGCCGATAGTGCCGAAACTGCCAATACCGCTTATTTTGTAAATGATATAGGCGGCTCTATCTTAATAAACAAAGCTTTTACAGGAGGAGTTGCCAGTTCGGGCACTTTCCAGTTTGGAATATTTGATGCTGAATCTGGAGGCAACCAGGTAGCCACTGCCAGCTTAACCATAAATGGAGCCACTAGCGGCACCGTCTCTGTTTCCGGCTTAATTCTGGGACAGACCTATTATGTGGAAGAAATAGCTGGACCGGGCACTAATGTAGTTCCCGGAGCCGGTAACAGGATTGCAGTAGTAGCAGCAGTTGATCCCGGGCAGGCAGCTACTGCTGATTTTGAAAATGATCCCGGAACGGGCTCCATAACCGTACATAAGCTGTTTGGTGCAGGCTTAGGTGCCTTAGTGGCCTCACCGGCAGTAGGTACTCCTACTTTTACTTTCTCTATTAACACTACACCGGTGCAGACTGCTACTATTACCGGAGAAGGCACTGCAACCTTTACCGGCCTGCTGGCAGGCAATACCTATACTATTACCGAGGCTACTACCGGTTATTCCACCTATGTTTCCTATACCGCCGGCGGCTGGACTCCCGGTATAACTATTGCCGCTGAGGTAGAGGATGGCCAGGATACCGATGTTTATTTCTTAAATGATACCGTAATTGAAATACCTGGTTCCATAACCGTACATAAGATAATAGGGGAGGGAGTAGATGCTGATACCGTATTTAACTTCTCCATAAATACAGTGCCGGCCCAGACAGTGACCATACAGGGTGCAGGTACCGCTACCTTTGCCAACATAGAGCCGGGCACCTATACCATAACAGAAACTACTACCGGTTTTGCCACCTCGGTGTCTTACGATGGGGCTGCCTGGACCGAGACAGGATCTATAGGAGCTATAGTTAGCGGGGGCTCTGATACCGATGTATATTTCTTAAATGAAGAAGAGGATGAAGAAGTTGAGGTCCTGGGAATAAGCGAACCCCCGGTAATAGAGGTTTTGGGTATAACCGAGGAGCTGCCTTATACCGGCTACAGCAAATGGTACTATATTGCCGGGCTGGTTTTGGTGCTGGGCGGCGTACTGCTTATCCAGTGGTTTAGAAGAAAAGAAAAGGTAGAATATTTTATATAA
- a CDS encoding transporter substrate-binding domain-containing protein, whose translation MIKIKWSKRVISALVLSAALVVLIVLMSPVVSCRVTELASSMSANGTGRDLSKVPKLTVGTDTSYPPFEFLNQEGKAEGFDIDVITEIGNRLGKEIEIKSVAYDSLYQELDAGNIDLAISALPILEDKKNAVDYSDAYYTLEYLLISLSDTQIMIKEDMASKDVGILRTAKEGLSEEVLARYRIADYEDIKVMMDDLKAKNIEGVLISKPIAINILNQDGMLYRVLDTIKSKRDFVIAMGKNSQILEDINQAIAQMAQDGTAAEIYDKWFVLQ comes from the coding sequence ATGATTAAGATAAAATGGAGTAAAAGAGTAATTTCAGCACTGGTGCTGTCCGCAGCATTAGTGGTTTTAATAGTACTAATGTCACCGGTAGTAAGCTGCCGGGTAACCGAGCTGGCCAGCAGCATGTCTGCCAATGGGACCGGCCGTGATTTAAGCAAGGTTCCCAAGCTTACAGTGGGCACAGATACCTCCTATCCCCCTTTTGAGTTTTTAAACCAGGAGGGCAAGGCTGAAGGTTTTGACATAGATGTCATTACCGAAATCGGAAACAGGCTGGGAAAAGAGATAGAGATAAAATCCGTAGCCTATGATTCCCTTTACCAGGAGCTGGATGCGGGCAACATTGACCTGGCTATTTCTGCCCTGCCAATTTTGGAGGATAAAAAGAATGCAGTTGATTATTCTGATGCCTATTATACTTTGGAGTATTTACTGATAAGTTTAAGTGATACCCAGATAATGATTAAGGAAGATATGGCCAGCAAGGATGTGGGCATATTAAGGACCGCCAAGGAGGGCTTGTCCGAAGAGGTATTGGCCAGGTACAGGATAGCCGATTATGAGGATATAAAGGTTATGATGGACGATCTTAAGGCTAAGAATATAGAGGGGGTTTTAATTTCAAAGCCTATTGCCATTAATATTCTAAACCAGGATGGAATGCTTTACCGGGTATTGGACACCATTAAATCCAAGCGTGATTTTGTAATTGCCATGGGCAAGAATTCGCAAATATTAGAAGATATAAACCAGGCTATCGCCCAGATGGCCCAGGATGGAACTGCTGCTGAAATTTATGATAAGTGGTTTGTGCTACAGTAG
- a CDS encoding ASKHA domain-containing protein, which translates to MAKNKIRIEVEPIGKRLYLDRPANGLEALLEAGIGIKSVCGGKGTCGKCRIIVLDAADTAVSGQEKKVLLPEEISKGVRLACQQVFDRDLNIYIPASSLSEEQKLQVSGTGREVEPDPVCQKYWVEVSPATLEDVTPDFDRIAGLLEKNYKVKADNIDFKALSLLPQTLRDNGWKVTVSLRGTEIINVEGGNQAGHNYGVAIDLGTTKIAALLVDLSTGATLGSRGIMNPQISYGEDVMSRLNFALAGGDSLKKIQEVVTSGIDQAIGKLCQDHQIDRKQINEITLVANTAMHHLFLGLPVRQLSLSPFVSLTGQALSVKAWQLGINIAPGGYVYLLPPIAGFVGSDHLAMVLAADIDQLKGNIIGIDIGTNTEIALKTSSGITSVSTASGPAFEGAHIRYGMRAAPGAIERVAIDSATCQPSIQTIGDKEPSGICGSGILDCIAELRKANLIDTRGKFVQDSNCIFKDEQEGMQYLLSGKPGRDYVSIGQKDIVEIQLAKGAMRTGIDILLDNAQIDFTQIDKIIIAGAFGSYIDPKNVINIGMFPQVDLGKIVQVGNAAGVGAKQVLVSSKYRKKAENLAKKINYLELTTHPKFNEYFVNSLGFPEPEEIF; encoded by the coding sequence AGAATAGAGGTGGAGCCTATAGGAAAAAGGCTCTACTTGGACCGGCCTGCCAATGGCTTGGAAGCTTTATTAGAAGCAGGGATTGGCATTAAGTCTGTCTGCGGAGGCAAGGGAACCTGCGGCAAGTGCAGGATAATAGTTCTGGATGCTGCTGATACTGCGGTAAGCGGCCAGGAAAAAAAGGTTCTTTTACCGGAAGAGATAAGCAAGGGGGTACGGCTGGCCTGCCAGCAGGTATTTGACCGGGACCTTAATATCTACATACCTGCCTCTTCTTTAAGCGAAGAGCAGAAACTACAGGTTTCCGGTACCGGCAGGGAGGTAGAGCCTGATCCAGTATGCCAAAAATACTGGGTGGAGGTTAGCCCGGCTACCCTGGAAGATGTTACCCCTGACTTTGACCGCATAGCTGGCCTGCTGGAAAAAAATTATAAGGTTAAGGCTGATAATATTGACTTTAAAGCCCTTTCGCTGCTGCCCCAAACCTTAAGGGATAACGGGTGGAAGGTAACGGTTAGCTTGCGGGGCACAGAAATCATTAATGTCGAGGGCGGAAATCAGGCTGGCCATAATTATGGCGTGGCCATAGATTTAGGCACTACCAAGATTGCGGCTCTTTTAGTGGACCTGTCTACCGGAGCTACCTTGGGCAGCAGGGGTATAATGAATCCCCAGATATCTTACGGTGAAGACGTGATGTCCAGGCTTAATTTTGCCCTGGCAGGTGGGGACAGCCTAAAAAAAATACAGGAAGTGGTTACTTCAGGTATTGACCAGGCTATAGGAAAGCTTTGCCAGGATCACCAGATTGACCGGAAACAGATAAATGAGATAACCTTGGTAGCCAATACCGCCATGCACCACCTGTTCCTGGGCTTGCCGGTAAGGCAGCTAAGCCTTTCTCCCTTTGTGTCTTTAACCGGACAGGCTTTAAGCGTTAAGGCTTGGCAGCTGGGAATAAATATTGCCCCCGGAGGATATGTCTACCTGCTTCCACCTATTGCCGGGTTTGTGGGTTCTGACCACCTGGCTATGGTTTTGGCTGCAGATATTGACCAGCTTAAGGGAAATATTATAGGTATTGATATTGGCACCAATACCGAGATTGCCTTAAAGACCAGCAGTGGAATTACCAGTGTATCCACTGCTTCCGGGCCTGCTTTTGAGGGAGCCCATATCCGTTACGGGATGAGGGCTGCTCCCGGGGCCATTGAAAGGGTGGCCATAGACTCAGCCACCTGCCAGCCTTCCATTCAGACCATAGGCGACAAGGAGCCTTCCGGTATTTGTGGTTCTGGCATACTGGACTGTATAGCCGAATTAAGAAAGGCTAACCTTATAGATACCAGGGGCAAGTTTGTCCAGGATTCTAATTGTATTTTTAAAGATGAGCAGGAAGGGATGCAGTATCTATTGTCCGGCAAGCCAGGCCGGGACTATGTTTCTATCGGGCAGAAGGATATCGTGGAGATCCAGCTGGCCAAGGGAGCCATGAGAACGGGCATAGATATACTGCTAGATAATGCCCAGATAGACTTTACCCAGATAGACAAAATTATAATTGCCGGAGCCTTCGGCTCCTATATAGACCCCAAGAATGTCATAAACATAGGCATGTTTCCCCAGGTGGATCTAGGAAAGATTGTACAGGTTGGTAATGCTGCCGGAGTAGGGGCCAAGCAGGTTTTGGTTTCATCCAAATACAGGAAGAAAGCAGAAAACCTGGCTAAGAAAATTAATTATTTGGAATTAACCACCCATCCCAAGTTCAATGAATATTTTGTAAATAGTTTAGGTTTTCCTGAACCGGAAGAGATTTTTTAA